One genomic segment of Gemmatimonadaceae bacterium includes these proteins:
- a CDS encoding UvrD-helicase domain-containing protein, translating into MSRTAISPDVLASLNDAQREAVLHFEGPILVLAGAGSGKTRVLTTRIARLIEHHGVDPRHILAVTFTNKAAGEMRERVARLLGEEPEGMWAGTFHAIGARMLRREAPLVGRTASFTIYDEDDSLALVRRMMEQARISTKEWAPKALRAEISDAKNALVTPEEYAARALHPVERAAAVVYPLLERALREANAADFDDLLVLPVRLLEQHPDRLAEYRRRFQFILVDEYQDTNRAQYRLISLLGGEHGNVLVVGDDDQSIYGWRGATIENLQRLPADFPSLKVIPLEQNYRSTEAILRAANAVIALNPKIFPKKLWSELGEGDPVRVVECDGEEHEAERVVARIKALRVQGGGLGTDGRAADAVEWK; encoded by the coding sequence CGCCATCTCGCCGGACGTGCTGGCCTCGCTCAACGACGCGCAGCGCGAGGCAGTCTTGCATTTCGAGGGACCGATTCTCGTGCTCGCCGGTGCGGGCTCCGGGAAGACGCGCGTGCTCACGACGCGCATCGCGCGGCTCATCGAGCACCACGGCGTGGATCCGCGGCACATTCTTGCGGTCACGTTCACGAACAAGGCGGCAGGCGAGATGCGCGAGCGCGTGGCGCGATTGTTGGGCGAGGAACCGGAAGGTATGTGGGCGGGAACGTTCCACGCGATCGGCGCGCGGATGCTGCGCCGCGAAGCGCCGCTGGTGGGACGCACGGCGAGCTTCACGATCTACGACGAGGACGACAGCCTCGCGCTCGTTAGGCGGATGATGGAGCAGGCGCGCATCTCCACCAAGGAGTGGGCGCCAAAGGCGCTGCGCGCCGAGATCTCCGACGCCAAGAACGCGCTGGTGACGCCGGAGGAGTACGCCGCGCGAGCGCTGCATCCCGTCGAGCGCGCCGCGGCCGTGGTGTATCCGCTGCTCGAGCGGGCGCTGCGCGAAGCGAACGCCGCGGACTTCGATGACCTGCTCGTGCTGCCGGTGCGCCTGCTGGAACAGCATCCGGACCGGTTGGCCGAGTACCGGCGCCGCTTCCAGTTCATCCTGGTGGATGAATACCAGGACACGAATCGCGCGCAGTACCGGCTGATCTCTCTGTTAGGCGGCGAGCACGGCAACGTCCTCGTGGTGGGCGACGACGACCAGAGCATCTACGGCTGGCGCGGCGCCACGATCGAGAACCTGCAGCGGCTGCCCGCGGACTTCCCGTCGCTCAAGGTCATTCCGCTGGAGCAGAACTACCGCTCCACCGAGGCCATCCTGCGCGCGGCCAACGCGGTGATCGCGCTCAACCCGAAGATCTTCCCGAAGAAGCTGTGGAGCGAGCTCGGCGAGGGCGATCCCGTGCGTGTCGTGGAATGCGACGGCGAGGAGCACGAGGCCGAGCGCGTCGTCGCGCGCATCAAGGCGCTGCGCGTGCAGGGCGGCGGGCTCGGCACCGACGGCCGCGCCGCCGATGCGGTCGAGTGGAAG